From one Erythrobacter sp. HKB08 genomic stretch:
- a CDS encoding isoaspartyl peptidase/L-asparaginase family protein — protein MRLALTLFAASLACASPALADHHSSDKPETDAKWTIAIHGGAGIILRENMTAEKQAEYEAALQAALDAGAEVLRNGGTAMDAVKAAIIPMEDDPNFNAGRGAVYTWDGENELDAAIMDGRTREAGAVTGVRTVKNPILLAEAVMEDGRHVFLSGPGAEEFAAGKGIEITDPSWFGTERRKEALERLKAEQLSSLDVDYKFGTVGAVALDTHGNVAAGTSTGGLTGKRWGRIGDAPVIGAGTYADNRSCAVSATGAGEYFIRVGVAQEICTQARMMANASAWMAGGVAEERKLHAYQAQLVADRVMAEVKDLGGDGGVIFVTPWGDAIYSFNTPGMYRGRASSDGTNEIGIFEQTEAELPEKPERSVVVPPLSIP, from the coding sequence TTGCGCCTTGCACTGACCCTGTTTGCCGCCTCGCTCGCCTGTGCGAGCCCCGCTCTGGCCGATCACCATTCGAGCGATAAACCCGAGACGGACGCGAAGTGGACAATCGCGATCCACGGCGGCGCGGGGATCATCCTGCGCGAAAACATGACGGCGGAGAAACAGGCGGAATACGAGGCTGCCCTGCAAGCCGCGCTCGATGCCGGGGCCGAAGTGCTGCGCAATGGCGGGACGGCGATGGATGCGGTGAAGGCGGCGATCATTCCGATGGAGGACGATCCCAATTTCAACGCCGGTCGCGGCGCGGTCTACACCTGGGACGGCGAGAACGAACTCGACGCCGCGATCATGGACGGCAGGACGCGCGAAGCCGGTGCAGTGACCGGCGTGCGCACGGTCAAGAACCCGATCCTGCTTGCGGAAGCGGTCATGGAAGATGGTCGCCACGTCTTCCTCAGCGGACCGGGCGCGGAAGAGTTCGCGGCAGGCAAGGGTATCGAGATTACCGACCCGAGCTGGTTCGGGACCGAGCGGCGCAAGGAAGCGCTCGAGCGGTTGAAGGCTGAGCAGCTTTCCTCGCTCGATGTCGACTACAAGTTCGGCACGGTCGGCGCGGTCGCTCTCGATACGCATGGAAATGTCGCCGCAGGCACCTCGACCGGGGGGCTGACGGGCAAGCGCTGGGGCCGCATCGGCGATGCTCCGGTGATCGGCGCGGGGACCTATGCAGACAACCGCTCATGTGCGGTCTCGGCGACCGGTGCGGGCGAGTATTTCATCCGCGTCGGCGTCGCGCAGGAAATCTGCACGCAGGCGCGCATGATGGCGAATGCGAGTGCCTGGATGGCAGGCGGCGTGGCCGAAGAACGCAAGCTCCACGCCTACCAGGCGCAGCTTGTCGCGGACCGCGTCATGGCCGAGGTCAAGGACCTTGGCGGCGATGGCGGGGTCATCTTCGTCACCCCCTGGGGCGATGCGATCTACAGCTTCAACACGCCGGGCATGTACCGCGGCCGCGCATCGAGCGACGGCACGAACGAAATCGGCATTTTCGAGCAGACCGAAGCGGAGCTTCCGGAGAAGCCGGAACGCAGCGTCGTCGTCCCGCCGCTCAGTATCCCGTAA
- a CDS encoding SDR family NAD(P)-dependent oxidoreductase, with product MSDFGFESTADEVLEGKDLSGRTAFITGGYSGLGKETARAMAAKGAHVILSGRDQSKLDEAAKEIADETGAKVDTLAADLASLDSVRKAGAEARDRFEKIDLLINNAGVMACPYSETADGFEMQFGTNHLGHFQLTKELMPLVEKGERQRIVNLSSRGHHIDRVHLDDPNFDNRDYDKWQSYGQSKTANILFTVGLEERFGDKGIHSYALHPGGIMTNLGRHMTEEDMAWMRKRMEENAKESGQSPQGFKTIPQGAATTCWAATADELEGKGGVYCEDCHVAPQDDTDPTGGVRSYALDKDNANRLWTLSEQLVGDSFTA from the coding sequence ATGAGCGATTTCGGTTTCGAAAGCACGGCGGACGAGGTTCTCGAAGGCAAGGACCTGTCGGGCCGCACCGCCTTCATCACCGGCGGCTATTCCGGTCTCGGCAAGGAAACGGCGCGCGCGATGGCGGCGAAGGGCGCGCATGTGATCCTGTCCGGACGCGACCAGTCGAAGCTCGACGAAGCGGCGAAGGAAATCGCCGATGAAACCGGCGCCAAGGTCGATACGCTCGCAGCCGACCTCGCCTCGCTCGACAGCGTACGCAAGGCGGGCGCCGAGGCGCGCGACCGCTTCGAGAAGATCGACCTGCTGATCAACAACGCGGGCGTCATGGCCTGCCCCTATTCCGAGACGGCGGACGGCTTCGAAATGCAGTTCGGCACCAACCACCTCGGCCATTTCCAGCTCACCAAGGAGCTGATGCCGCTGGTCGAAAAGGGCGAGCGCCAACGCATCGTCAACTTGTCTAGCCGCGGGCACCATATCGACCGCGTCCACCTCGACGATCCGAATTTCGACAACCGCGATTACGACAAGTGGCAGAGCTACGGGCAGTCGAAGACCGCCAACATCCTCTTCACGGTCGGGCTGGAAGAGCGCTTCGGCGACAAGGGCATCCACTCCTACGCGCTGCATCCGGGCGGCATCATGACCAACCTCGGCCGCCACATGACCGAAGAAGACATGGCCTGGATGCGCAAGCGGATGGAGGAAAACGCGAAGGAAAGCGGCCAGTCGCCGCAGGGCTTCAAGACCATTCCGCAAGGCGCTGCGACGACCTGCTGGGCGGCGACCGCCGACGAGCTGGAAGGCAAGGGCGGCGTCTATTGCGAGGATTGCCACGTCGCACCGCAGGACGACACTGATCCGACCGGCGGCGTGCGCTCCTACGCGCTCGACAAGGACAATGCGAACCGGCTCTGGACGCTGTCCGAACAGCTCGTGGGCGACAGCTTCACCGCCTGA
- a CDS encoding DUF692 domain-containing protein gives MTAIAPFDGFGLGLRRTHYADFLKGDVPVDFVEVISENFMVDGGNPLRVLTQVREKLPVILHGVSMSIGSAHGLDREYLAKLKALAFRIEPLWVSDHLCWTRTSAHNSHDLLPMPYTREALQVVCDNIDLAQETLGRAMLFENPSSYLAFPEDEMSEREFIAEMARRTGCYLLLDVNNIHVSAHNHGFDARAYLRGLPHDRVRQIHLAGHTDGAIKIDTHDQPVCEGVWELYREAIELVGPVATMIERDDGIPPLGELLDELAIARDIASEARTELAA, from the coding sequence ATGACTGCAATCGCCCCGTTCGACGGCTTCGGCCTCGGCCTGCGCCGCACGCACTACGCCGATTTTCTCAAAGGCGATGTCCCGGTCGATTTCGTCGAGGTCATCTCGGAGAATTTCATGGTCGATGGCGGCAATCCGCTGCGCGTACTGACGCAGGTGCGCGAAAAGCTGCCGGTCATCCTGCACGGCGTGTCCATGTCGATCGGGTCGGCCCACGGCCTCGACCGCGAATATCTCGCAAAGCTGAAGGCGCTGGCCTTCCGGATCGAGCCGCTCTGGGTCTCGGACCATCTGTGCTGGACCCGCACCAGCGCGCACAACAGCCACGACCTCCTGCCGATGCCCTATACGCGCGAGGCGCTTCAGGTGGTGTGCGACAATATCGATCTTGCGCAGGAAACGCTGGGCCGCGCGATGTTGTTCGAGAACCCGTCGAGCTATCTCGCCTTTCCCGAGGACGAGATGAGCGAGCGGGAATTCATCGCCGAAATGGCGCGGCGTACCGGGTGCTACCTGCTGCTCGACGTCAACAACATCCATGTCAGCGCGCACAACCACGGCTTCGATGCGCGTGCCTATCTTCGCGGCCTTCCGCATGACCGCGTGCGCCAGATCCACCTTGCCGGGCATACCGATGGCGCGATCAAGATCGACACGCACGACCAGCCGGTCTGCGAGGGCGTGTGGGAGCTTTACCGCGAAGCGATCGAACTAGTCGGTCCGGTCGCGACGATGATCGAGCGCGACGACGGCATCCCGCCGCTCGGCGAACTGCTTGACGAGCTGGCGATTGCCCGCGACATCGCGAGCGAGGCGCGCACGGAGCTGGCAGCATGA
- a CDS encoding DoxX family protein, which produces MQRAISLYDRTTRFLSGSLIESGALLLTRLSLAGVFWRSGRTKVVEGSWLQIEETQYYLFEEFGLPVSPQIMVPMATYAEFFLPVLVALGLATRLSALALLGMTMVIQFLVFPEAWWATHSLWAAMALVLVSRGAGLFSLDALIARVRG; this is translated from the coding sequence ATGCAGCGCGCCATATCCCTCTACGACCGGACGACCCGTTTCCTGTCCGGCTCCCTGATCGAGAGCGGCGCGCTGCTACTCACCCGCCTTTCGCTGGCCGGCGTCTTCTGGCGCTCGGGCCGGACCAAGGTGGTCGAAGGCAGCTGGCTGCAGATCGAGGAGACGCAGTACTATTTGTTCGAGGAATTCGGCCTGCCCGTTTCTCCGCAAATCATGGTCCCGATGGCGACCTATGCGGAATTTTTCCTGCCGGTCCTCGTCGCCTTGGGCCTCGCGACGCGTCTGTCCGCCCTCGCCCTTCTTGGCATGACGATGGTCATCCAGTTCCTGGTCTTTCCGGAAGCCTGGTGGGCGACCCACAGCCTGTGGGCGGCGATGGCGCTGGTCCTCGTCAGCCGCGGCGCAGGCCTTTTTTCGCTCGACGCGCTCATTGCCAGGGTGCGAGGGTGA
- a CDS encoding DNA-binding domain-containing protein: MSLAAVQKEFLVHVLDEDRALPSGWTPRHAAGLDIYRNNYRSSLMEALKSSYERTERYVGEDAFSQAAAHHVISRPPNSWTLDAAGEGFAETLADLFADDPDVAELAWLEAAMTDAFVAADAEPLGAAGFAAATAEFGEGDWAAMKLELLPGTAIRPVAFDVATLWRGLSGGEHPGDAARLAGPACLLVWREGYEPVFRLVDAAEGELLGAILSGETYSEACGVLFEDAGDDAAAQAGAMFGRWLHDGLVASVSLPSARG; encoded by the coding sequence ATGAGCCTTGCTGCCGTCCAGAAGGAGTTCCTGGTGCATGTCCTCGACGAGGACCGCGCGCTGCCTTCGGGCTGGACCCCGCGCCACGCAGCCGGGCTCGATATCTATCGCAACAACTACCGCTCCTCGCTGATGGAGGCGCTGAAGTCATCCTACGAGAGGACCGAGCGCTATGTCGGGGAGGACGCTTTTTCGCAGGCAGCCGCCCACCACGTCATCTCGCGCCCACCGAATAGCTGGACGCTCGATGCGGCGGGCGAGGGCTTTGCCGAAACGCTGGCCGATCTTTTTGCCGACGACCCGGACGTCGCCGAACTCGCGTGGCTCGAAGCGGCCATGACCGACGCATTCGTCGCCGCCGATGCCGAACCGCTTGGCGCTGCCGGGTTTGCCGCAGCGACGGCGGAATTCGGCGAGGGGGACTGGGCGGCAATGAAGCTCGAACTGCTTCCCGGGACCGCCATTCGACCGGTCGCCTTCGACGTTGCAACGCTATGGCGCGGCCTGTCTGGCGGCGAACACCCTGGCGATGCTGCGAGGCTCGCCGGTCCTGCCTGCCTGCTGGTGTGGCGAGAGGGTTACGAGCCGGTTTTCCGACTTGTCGATGCGGCGGAAGGCGAATTGCTCGGCGCAATCCTCTCCGGCGAGACCTACAGCGAGGCCTGCGGTGTGCTGTTCGAGGATGCGGGCGATGACGCCGCCGCGCAGGCCGGCGCCATGTTCGGGCGCTGGCTGCACGACGGCCTGGTTGCGTCGGTCAGTCTGCCATCTGCGAGGGGATGA
- a CDS encoding DUF885 domain-containing protein codes for MKTFAAAIALAVAPVALAAPAYAQDNAEEAASQDWVATSNAYTQKAIMMQASFFPTGASSAGYEQYDGLVNDMSLDRDERYVAASRALIGEFEAALATETNPYVKQDLQILIDSLKMDIEGIELGNKYMLEYSEVPQSMFGSVGQLLSDQTAESRRGKALELLQRFTGTWPDTEPMTELAKRRFEASRGEGKMGPYRVEVEESIEKIPTFVAGIRELFGKYEIEGADEALGAMEAQLTEYAEWTRETVLPTTRDNPRLPPELYALSLRQVGIDMDPYESMAQARRGFYEIRAQMEALAPQIAAKNGWEETDYPSVMRRLKQQTISNDEIEEFYRGVNRELEGKIRENDIVSLPDYELSMRVASAAESAAQPAPHMRPPRLIGNTGEQGTFVLTVANPTAGEGDAYDDFNHPAASWTLSAHEARPGHEMQFAALVEQGVSLARLLYAFNSVNVEGWALYAEAEMLPHEPIEGQFIAQQFRLLRAARAFLDPMLNLGLIEREEAGRILTEEALFSPGMVKQELDRYQFRMPGQAGSYYYGYRKLIDLRVEAEIALGNRFEEKAFNDFLLSQGIIPLELMAKAVREEFIPSQMAD; via the coding sequence ATGAAGACTTTTGCCGCCGCCATCGCGCTAGCCGTAGCGCCCGTCGCGCTCGCAGCGCCCGCCTATGCGCAGGACAATGCCGAAGAGGCCGCATCGCAGGACTGGGTCGCGACCAGCAACGCCTACACCCAGAAGGCGATCATGATGCAGGCATCGTTCTTTCCGACCGGTGCGTCCTCGGCCGGCTACGAACAGTATGACGGGCTGGTCAACGACATGTCGCTCGACCGCGACGAGCGCTATGTCGCCGCTTCCAGGGCGCTGATCGGCGAATTCGAGGCCGCGCTCGCGACCGAGACCAATCCCTACGTCAAACAGGACCTCCAGATCCTGATCGATTCCCTCAAGATGGACATCGAGGGGATCGAACTCGGCAACAAGTACATGCTCGAATACAGCGAAGTGCCGCAAAGCATGTTCGGCAGTGTCGGCCAGCTGCTATCCGACCAGACCGCCGAAAGCCGCCGCGGCAAGGCGCTCGAACTGCTGCAACGCTTCACCGGCACCTGGCCCGATACCGAGCCGATGACCGAGCTTGCCAAGCGCCGCTTCGAAGCGAGCAGGGGTGAAGGCAAGATGGGCCCGTACCGGGTCGAGGTCGAGGAATCGATCGAGAAGATCCCGACCTTCGTCGCCGGCATCCGCGAACTCTTCGGCAAGTACGAGATCGAAGGCGCCGACGAAGCGCTCGGCGCTATGGAAGCGCAGCTGACCGAATATGCAGAGTGGACCCGCGAGACGGTGCTGCCGACCACACGCGACAACCCGCGCCTCCCGCCGGAACTCTATGCGCTCAGCCTGCGGCAGGTCGGTATCGACATGGACCCGTATGAATCGATGGCGCAGGCCCGCCGCGGTTTCTACGAAATCCGCGCCCAGATGGAGGCGCTCGCTCCGCAGATCGCAGCGAAGAACGGATGGGAAGAAACCGACTACCCCTCCGTCATGCGCCGCCTCAAGCAGCAGACCATTTCGAACGACGAGATCGAGGAATTCTACCGCGGCGTGAACCGCGAGCTGGAAGGCAAGATCCGCGAGAACGACATCGTCAGCCTGCCCGATTACGAGCTCTCCATGCGCGTCGCCTCGGCCGCCGAGAGCGCCGCCCAGCCCGCGCCGCACATGCGCCCGCCGCGCCTCATCGGCAATACCGGCGAGCAGGGCACTTTCGTCCTCACCGTCGCCAATCCGACTGCCGGCGAAGGCGATGCATACGACGACTTCAACCACCCGGCGGCAAGCTGGACGCTGAGCGCGCACGAAGCGCGTCCGGGACATGAAATGCAGTTCGCCGCGCTAGTCGAACAGGGCGTGAGCCTTGCCCGCCTGCTCTATGCATTCAACAGCGTTAACGTCGAAGGCTGGGCGCTCTATGCCGAAGCCGAGATGCTGCCGCACGAACCGATCGAGGGCCAGTTCATCGCCCAGCAGTTCCGCCTTCTGCGCGCGGCACGCGCCTTCCTCGACCCGATGCTGAACCTCGGCCTGATCGAGCGCGAGGAAGCGGGGCGCATCCTGACCGAGGAAGCGCTGTTCTCGCCGGGCATGGTGAAGCAGGAGCTCGACCGCTACCAGTTCCGCATGCCGGGCCAGGCGGGCAGCTACTATTACGGCTACCGCAAGCTGATCGACCTGCGCGTCGAAGCGGAGATCGCGCTGGGCAACCGGTTCGAGGAAAAGGCGTTCAACGACTTCCTGCTGAGCCAGGGCATCATTCCGCTCGAACTGATGGCCAAGGCCGTGCGCGAGGAATTCATCCCCTCGCAGATGGCAGACTGA
- a CDS encoding DUF2282 domain-containing protein, which translates to MNTTNIARIAGLALAAGITAGLTVTPAAAQSGGKEKCYGVAKAGKNDCAAGPGTSCAGTSTRDYQGNAWKLVDKGTCVKIKTPKGNGSLTPIKR; encoded by the coding sequence ATGAACACGACCAATATCGCCCGCATCGCCGGCCTCGCCCTTGCGGCAGGCATCACTGCCGGCCTCACCGTGACCCCGGCTGCTGCCCAGAGCGGCGGCAAGGAGAAGTGCTACGGCGTCGCCAAGGCAGGCAAGAACGACTGCGCGGCAGGTCCGGGCACGAGCTGCGCCGGCACTTCCACTCGCGACTACCAGGGCAATGCCTGGAAGCTGGTCGACAAGGGCACTTGCGTGAAGATCAAGACGCCCAAGGGCAACGGCTCGCTGACGCCGATCAAGCGCTGA
- a CDS encoding GNAT family N-acetyltransferase, with protein MILRPASLDDVPELTRLGRESFCAAFGHLYKPEDLDAFLGQVFTKEVVAREVADDTYIHQLACDADALIGYCKLIAKSDYASHSDAKNPMMLAQLYTDPDRTGGGIGAALMDWAMAESRARGCDAIQLTVWSENFGAQRFYERYGFAKIADVDFYVGTHRDDEFLFELRLD; from the coding sequence ATGATCCTGCGCCCCGCTTCTTTGGACGACGTCCCCGAACTCACCAGGCTTGGCCGCGAGAGCTTCTGCGCGGCCTTCGGGCACCTCTACAAACCGGAAGACCTCGACGCCTTCCTGGGGCAGGTCTTCACCAAGGAAGTCGTTGCACGCGAGGTCGCGGACGACACATATATCCACCAGCTCGCCTGCGATGCCGACGCGCTGATCGGTTATTGCAAGCTCATCGCCAAGAGCGACTATGCGAGCCATTCGGATGCAAAGAACCCGATGATGCTCGCCCAGCTCTATACCGACCCAGACCGCACCGGAGGCGGCATCGGGGCAGCGCTGATGGACTGGGCCATGGCGGAATCGCGCGCTCGCGGATGCGATGCTATCCAGCTTACCGTGTGGAGCGAGAATTTCGGCGCACAGCGCTTCTACGAGCGCTACGGTTTCGCCAAGATCGCGGATGTCGACTTCTACGTCGGCACTCATCGCGACGATGAATTCCTGTTCGAACTGCGACTGGATTGA
- a CDS encoding sigma-70 family RNA polymerase sigma factor, with product MIADEPTLASLMARSQKGDQQAYAVLLTEVQLWLERYFRRRCAPAQLDDLVQEVMMAVHNKRATWDPTRAFLPWLAAIARYRWVDHLRKVYRNEEDALEDFDAPEDSEEEAVLARLSLERMFVHIPEKQSEAIELVKIEGLSIREAAERSGQSESAVKVNIHRGLKKLSALVEKAE from the coding sequence ATGATTGCAGACGAGCCGACCCTCGCCAGTTTGATGGCCCGCTCGCAAAAGGGCGACCAGCAGGCCTATGCCGTGCTGCTTACCGAAGTGCAGCTGTGGCTGGAACGCTATTTCCGCCGCCGCTGCGCCCCGGCCCAGCTCGACGACCTGGTGCAGGAAGTGATGATGGCGGTGCATAACAAGCGCGCCACCTGGGACCCGACCCGCGCATTCCTGCCGTGGCTGGCGGCGATCGCGCGCTATCGCTGGGTCGATCACCTGCGCAAGGTCTATCGCAACGAGGAAGACGCGCTGGAAGATTTCGACGCGCCGGAAGACAGCGAGGAAGAAGCCGTCCTTGCCCGGCTTAGCCTCGAGCGCATGTTCGTCCACATTCCCGAAAAACAGTCCGAAGCGATCGAGCTGGTGAAGATCGAAGGCCTGTCGATCAGGGAAGCCGCCGAGCGGAGCGGGCAAAGCGAATCCGCCGTCAAAGTGAATATCCATCGCGGGCTGAAGAAGCTATCCGCGCTCGTAGAGAAGGCAGAATGA
- a CDS encoding NrsF family protein — MTMNPERGRVPNPLIDQLTQELEPVRAIRLRDGLALVALAMVGTVLAVEFIDGLWRGAFAGEASAFFVIGNGLLLVLGLAAATSAVGMASPRVGNRHEGPKWAMAMAAVLPAGALLSLLGHDHPASGFDDPYGLECMTKGLIASLLVTGSLVVWLRRGAPVSASAAGLLVGTAAASLGSVAYGLACPIDTVAHIGIWHFAPVPIGALIGRLALPPLLRW; from the coding sequence ATGACCATGAACCCCGAACGCGGCAGGGTACCCAATCCCCTGATCGACCAGCTCACGCAGGAGCTCGAACCGGTCCGTGCAATCCGCCTGCGCGACGGGCTGGCGCTCGTCGCTCTCGCGATGGTCGGCACGGTCCTCGCCGTCGAGTTCATCGACGGGCTGTGGCGCGGCGCCTTTGCCGGAGAAGCCTCCGCCTTCTTCGTCATCGGTAACGGGTTGCTGCTCGTCCTCGGGCTTGCAGCTGCGACAAGCGCCGTCGGCATGGCCAGCCCGCGCGTCGGCAATCGCCACGAAGGACCCAAATGGGCGATGGCGATGGCCGCCGTCCTCCCCGCAGGCGCGCTCCTCTCGCTGCTGGGCCACGACCATCCCGCGAGCGGTTTCGACGATCCCTATGGCCTCGAATGCATGACCAAGGGGTTGATCGCGTCGCTGCTGGTCACAGGGTCGCTGGTGGTCTGGCTGCGCCGGGGTGCACCGGTTTCGGCCAGTGCCGCTGGCCTGCTGGTAGGCACAGCAGCCGCATCGCTGGGGAGCGTCGCATACGGCCTCGCCTGTCCGATCGACACGGTTGCGCACATCGGCATCTGGCACTTCGCGCCGGTCCCGATCGGTGCGCTTATCGGACGCCTCGCCCTGCCCCCGCTACTTCGCTGGTAG
- a CDS encoding mechanosensitive ion channel encodes MRLGNYRFDPELAMELAEKAFFVVAILVITWALAKAAKWAFAKLVDNISFLQRDTSGGDTVGESLGKIVSMLIWLFGLLAVLTVLGLGGVMEPIEVLLNNIMGFIPNLIGAGLIFFIGLMVARIVRDLVITALKTVDFDKWANRGGVDNVTGNTTISSTIGTIVYVLIIIPVAIAALEQLNIESISGPASGMLSMIFAAIPNIIAAAILLGIGYLISRFVVDILKELLTGLGVDRSLSATGLLPDGTAASTIIARIVQVAIILFFAIAATRILGFPELTNILNEVLELGGRVVFGAVVIGVGFLIANLLARLVSGADEGSMAGTIIRWVTIVLFVFMGLNYTGVAEIITETAFSAIVIGIAVAGALAFGLGGRDWAARQLDKMESKADAAPKDNDPLPPGA; translated from the coding sequence ATGAGACTTGGTAATTACCGGTTCGATCCGGAACTGGCGATGGAACTGGCGGAAAAAGCATTCTTCGTCGTCGCTATTCTCGTCATCACCTGGGCACTTGCGAAGGCTGCGAAGTGGGCCTTCGCCAAGCTCGTCGACAACATCTCGTTCCTGCAGCGCGATACCAGCGGCGGCGACACCGTGGGTGAATCGCTCGGCAAGATCGTCTCGATGCTGATCTGGCTGTTCGGCCTCCTTGCAGTGCTGACCGTCCTCGGCCTCGGCGGAGTGATGGAGCCGATCGAGGTGCTGCTCAACAACATCATGGGCTTCATCCCGAACCTGATCGGAGCGGGGCTGATCTTCTTCATCGGCCTGATGGTGGCGCGGATCGTGCGCGACCTCGTCATCACCGCGCTCAAGACGGTCGACTTCGACAAATGGGCCAATCGCGGCGGGGTCGACAATGTCACCGGCAACACCACGATCAGCTCGACCATCGGGACGATCGTCTATGTGCTGATCATCATCCCGGTGGCCATCGCGGCGCTCGAACAGCTCAATATCGAGAGCATTTCGGGCCCGGCGAGCGGCATGCTGTCGATGATCTTCGCAGCCATCCCGAACATCATCGCAGCCGCGATCCTGCTCGGCATCGGCTACCTGATCAGCCGTTTCGTGGTCGATATCCTCAAGGAACTGCTGACCGGCCTCGGCGTCGACCGCTCGCTTTCGGCGACCGGCCTGCTACCTGACGGAACGGCGGCATCGACCATCATCGCGCGCATCGTGCAGGTGGCGATCATCCTGTTCTTCGCCATCGCCGCGACCCGCATCCTCGGTTTCCCGGAACTGACGAACATCCTCAACGAGGTGCTCGAACTGGGTGGTCGCGTGGTCTTCGGTGCCGTGGTGATCGGGGTCGGCTTCCTGATCGCGAACCTGCTCGCAAGGCTGGTCAGCGGCGCGGACGAAGGATCGATGGCAGGCACGATCATCCGCTGGGTGACCATCGTCCTCTTCGTCTTCATGGGCCTCAACTACACCGGCGTCGCCGAGATCATCACCGAGACCGCGTTCAGCGCGATCGTGATCGGCATCGCGGTGGCAGGTGCGCTCGCCTTCGGCCTCGGCGGCCGGGACTGGGCGGCTCGCCAGCTCGACAAGATGGAGAGCAAGGCCGACGCGGCTCCGAAAGACAACGACCCGCTACCGCCGGGCGCGTAA
- a CDS encoding zinc transporter ZntB has protein sequence MERHDTEAGTPLLFARVLDGAGGGRPIDWAGVQDWQPANTDEVLWLHLCRDREGVYDWLQEVMAIPEPTAELLTSNETRPRAFREGNTLVATLRGINFNPGAEPEDMVSMQLWSDGKRLITLRRQPLQTPRDTLAEIDRGRGPGDAGALITSLTEHMIARMNQSIVDMNAHIDECEAADLDEEADETLDKITTIRRNCLALKRHMGPQHAAFEMISRDAPGWFEDHDRREMAETIDRLRRYLDDIDISKESAVVLMDELRARAVASSDRTNYILTIVAAIFLPLGFLTGLLGINVGGIPGVNDGDAFWIVVALCLAILVAQLVFFWKWKWL, from the coding sequence ATGGAAAGACACGATACCGAAGCCGGCACGCCGCTCCTCTTCGCCCGCGTGCTGGACGGGGCCGGCGGGGGAAGGCCGATCGACTGGGCAGGTGTGCAGGACTGGCAGCCGGCCAATACCGACGAGGTACTGTGGCTCCACCTGTGCCGCGACCGGGAGGGTGTCTACGACTGGCTGCAGGAGGTGATGGCTATCCCGGAGCCGACCGCCGAGCTCTTGACCAGCAACGAGACCCGCCCGCGAGCCTTTCGCGAAGGCAACACGCTGGTCGCAACGCTGAGGGGGATCAACTTCAATCCGGGCGCAGAGCCCGAAGACATGGTCTCGATGCAGCTGTGGTCGGACGGCAAGCGCCTGATTACCCTGCGCCGCCAGCCGCTCCAGACCCCGCGCGACACGCTGGCGGAAATCGACCGGGGGCGCGGCCCGGGCGATGCCGGCGCGCTCATCACCTCGCTGACCGAGCACATGATCGCGCGGATGAACCAGTCGATCGTCGACATGAACGCGCATATCGACGAATGCGAGGCGGCCGATCTCGACGAGGAAGCGGATGAAACTCTCGACAAGATCACCACGATCCGGCGCAACTGCCTCGCGCTCAAGCGCCACATGGGTCCGCAGCACGCCGCCTTCGAGATGATCAGCCGCGATGCTCCCGGCTGGTTCGAGGATCACGACCGGCGCGAAATGGCCGAGACCATCGATCGGCTGCGCCGGTATCTCGACGATATCGACATCAGCAAGGAAAGCGCGGTTGTGCTGATGGACGAGCTGCGCGCCCGCGCGGTCGCAAGCTCCGACCGGACGAACTACATCCTGACCATCGTCGCCGCGATCTTCCTGCCGCTCGGCTTCCTCACCGGCCTGCTCGGCATCAACGTGGGCGGGATACCGGGGGTGAACGATGGGGACGCGTTCTGGATCGTCGTTGCGCTGTGCCTCGCGATCCTGGTCGCGCAGCTGGTGTTCTTCTGGAAATGGAAGTGGCTCTAG